A section of the Candidatus Latescibacterota bacterium genome encodes:
- a CDS encoding DUF3524 domain-containing protein: MSASPPVHARPWILIEPYYGGSHRHLIDGLVARLSGPLRFERWTLPPRRWKWRMRGAALHFAERWRRERPDAAGIFVTSLLDAAALRGLLPREAAALPLLLYFHENQLAYPVRVDDRRDEHYAWTNVQSAAAADRVLWNSAYNRDSFLTALPEFLRRLPAPRLPGLVEQLRARSTVLPVPAALAELAARPRAAREGPPRILWNHRWEHDKGPEEFFAALIALAGEGLEFSVSVLGERFAATPPIFDVAREALGTRVAHWGFLESREAYAEALGEADLVVSCARHEFQGLALLEAAAAGALPLVPDALVYPELWPASRRYPPGQLEGALRTHLLQPERWRGEECRAAALAHDWSALGGRWRELFATAGRDGDV, from the coding sequence TTGAGCGCGAGCCCTCCGGTCCACGCGCGTCCCTGGATTCTCATCGAGCCCTACTACGGCGGCAGCCATCGCCATCTGATCGACGGCCTCGTGGCGCGCCTGTCCGGCCCGCTTCGCTTCGAGCGCTGGACCCTGCCGCCGCGCCGCTGGAAGTGGCGCATGCGGGGCGCGGCCCTGCACTTCGCCGAGCGCTGGCGGCGGGAGCGGCCCGACGCTGCGGGGATCTTCGTCACCTCGCTGCTCGACGCCGCCGCCCTGCGCGGACTGCTGCCGCGCGAGGCCGCCGCGCTGCCTCTGCTGCTCTACTTCCACGAGAACCAGCTCGCCTATCCCGTGCGCGTGGACGACCGCCGTGACGAGCACTACGCGTGGACGAACGTCCAGAGCGCGGCGGCGGCGGACCGCGTGCTGTGGAACAGCGCCTACAACCGCGACAGCTTCCTGACGGCGCTGCCGGAGTTCCTCCGGCGTCTGCCGGCGCCGCGGCTGCCCGGGCTCGTCGAGCAGCTGCGCGCGCGTTCGACCGTGCTGCCGGTGCCGGCCGCGCTCGCGGAGCTGGCGGCGCGGCCGCGCGCGGCGCGGGAGGGCCCGCCGCGCATCCTGTGGAACCACCGCTGGGAGCACGACAAGGGCCCCGAGGAGTTCTTCGCCGCGCTGATCGCGCTGGCGGGCGAGGGACTGGAGTTCAGCGTCTCCGTGCTCGGCGAGCGCTTCGCCGCCACGCCGCCGATCTTCGACGTGGCGCGTGAGGCGCTGGGGACGCGCGTCGCCCACTGGGGCTTCCTCGAGAGCCGCGAGGCCTACGCCGAGGCCCTGGGCGAGGCCGACCTGGTCGTCTCCTGCGCCCGGCACGAGTTCCAGGGGCTCGCGCTGCTGGAGGCGGCCGCGGCGGGCGCGCTGCCGCTGGTGCCGGACGCGCTCGTCTACCCGGAGCTCTGGCCCGCGTCCCGTCGCTACCCGCCCGGGCAACTCGAGGGCGCGCTGAGGACGCATCTGCTCCAGCCGGAGCGCTGGCGGGGTGAGGAGTGCCGCGCCGCGGCGCTGGCCCACGACTGGTCCGCCCTGGGCGGGCGCTGGCGGGAGCTCTTCGCCACGGCGGGGCGCGACGGGGACGTCTAG
- a CDS encoding isocitrate/isopropylmalate dehydrogenase family protein encodes MAAYKIAWLPGDGVGNDVMEAARLVLDALKLDAAYTHGDIGWDFWCSEGNALPDRTITMLHASDAALFGAITSKPVAEAEKELDPSLQGKGLVYFSPIVRLRQEFNLHTNLRPCKAYPGNPLNYKDGIDLVVFRENTEGLYTGLEAHPVPDELFAMMTKHMPKAKRFADVPRDEMAITTRLVTKAGCASITRQAFEYAKANGRKSVTLVEKPNVLRQTGGLFTRTAREVAKDYPGIPLWETNIDAMCMWLVKNPQDYDVLVAGNMFGDIISDLAAQLVGGLGFAASGNIGDKFAVFEPTHGSAPKYAGQYKVNPMAMLLSVKLMLDFLGETASATRLEAAIARVIAEGKVRTYDMGGANSTLEMAEAVARAL; translated from the coding sequence GTGGCCGCCTACAAGATCGCCTGGCTCCCCGGAGACGGCGTCGGCAACGACGTGATGGAAGCCGCCCGCCTGGTGCTGGACGCCCTCAAGCTCGACGCCGCGTACACGCACGGCGACATCGGCTGGGACTTCTGGTGCAGCGAGGGCAACGCCCTGCCCGACCGCACCATCACCATGCTCCACGCGAGCGACGCCGCGCTCTTCGGCGCCATCACCAGCAAGCCGGTGGCGGAGGCGGAGAAGGAGCTGGACCCCTCGCTGCAGGGCAAGGGTCTCGTCTACTTCAGTCCCATCGTCCGGCTGCGGCAGGAGTTCAACCTCCACACCAATCTGCGGCCCTGCAAGGCCTACCCGGGCAACCCGCTGAACTACAAGGACGGGATCGATCTCGTCGTGTTCCGCGAGAACACCGAGGGCCTCTACACGGGCCTCGAGGCGCATCCCGTGCCCGACGAGCTCTTCGCCATGATGACCAAGCACATGCCCAAGGCGAAGCGCTTCGCGGACGTCCCGCGCGACGAGATGGCCATCACCACGCGCCTGGTCACGAAGGCCGGCTGCGCGAGCATCACCCGCCAGGCCTTCGAGTACGCCAAGGCCAACGGCAGGAAGTCCGTGACGCTGGTGGAGAAGCCCAACGTGCTGCGGCAGACGGGCGGGCTCTTCACGCGCACGGCGCGCGAGGTGGCGAAGGACTACCCCGGCATTCCGCTCTGGGAGACGAACATCGACGCCATGTGCATGTGGCTGGTCAAGAACCCCCAGGACTACGACGTGCTGGTGGCCGGCAACATGTTCGGCGACATCATCAGCGACCTCGCGGCCCAGCTCGTGGGCGGTCTCGGCTTCGCGGCCAGCGGGAACATCGGCGACAAGTTCGCGGTCTTCGAGCCCACCCACGGCAGCGCGCCCAAGTACGCGGGTCAGTACAAGGTGAACCCGATGGCGATGTTGCTCTCGGTCAAGCTCATGCTCGACTTCCTGGGCGAGACCGCTTCGGCGACGCGCCTGGAGGCGGCCATCGCCAGGGTCATCGCCGAGGGCAAGGTGCGCACCTACGACATGGGCGGCGCGAACAGCACGCTGGAGATGGCCGAGGCCGTCGCCAGGGCGCTCTAG
- a CDS encoding heparinase II/III family protein — protein MPPRRRAALALAALLLIALVHGRQARADYDALHPRFLVDPALIATLPDSVAADSVRARTLYLMQTMGEVYDGLSPSVILGSNGGITTVPTLGLLTQLADEPLASSVRDKLQEVAGYLVANEDVFGSGDDLSAALRLRSLLHIYDLAWSGADSAATAALFTELRDYLDVMTTDFVFTRGIYNPYCSNHSIAIGAALQQAELTLRDDWPGDTLLVQAKTLGGHLVQKALTDLLGQDGSYGEGGLYLGFVFRFLPALWEAQRRIDGLTAWDDAQIGAVLEWAAYSLLPQGGGYCLNRNDCNESSRPLALHSTLWEWAQYRQPDPRFARWVQDWISGAHGFNYSSVGDYTATLLWHRAGAQLPPQGLLDGERLFPDQGLYVYRRGWPGDPLAQSVHFTLQAGTFRGGHWQEDVGQFTLRAFGQTFAMDHGTGDPAKQTESHNLPLVDGVGQHNAGSSIGTDGVLTRVVDRGFCRVLRADMEPAYTSHSPYNDPDQPLPGTDWSWGYDGGNPMLLADRWVLLLPDAAPAAPTLYLLDDLQKDTVNHDYQWRLHVGQQLALSVSADRYTFAGPAGGMDAHLLVPAPASTGWSAADYDNGNDDPDSRLLTVDYTAMKARFLWELELLPDGATAPTVTTERFDNGVHAVRGEGTDLQRDLVAAWDGPLDKEDVTLVGRFGLVEVRPEGTRTLLVQGSSLILHDRLYVDLSETGWVSADLDTVWLSSDRLDFQVFAPAATAVMAGDTPVPWVRVGDYVEQDDAAAVPPAAGSPWRLRVAGVDQVALSLSGPGATRARVDLYDVRGRHVRQLLDGPLPAGVSTLHWDGRDGAGHRAASGLYLARLRSATGEARGRVLLLR, from the coding sequence TTGCCCCCTCGACGCCGCGCTGCGCTCGCCCTCGCCGCGCTCCTGCTGATCGCGCTCGTCCACGGGCGGCAGGCGAGAGCGGACTACGACGCGCTGCATCCCCGCTTCCTGGTGGACCCCGCGCTGATCGCCACGCTGCCCGACTCGGTGGCGGCCGATTCGGTGCGCGCACGCACCCTCTACCTGATGCAGACGATGGGGGAGGTTTACGACGGCCTGTCGCCGAGCGTGATCCTCGGTTCGAACGGGGGCATCACCACCGTGCCGACGCTGGGGCTGCTCACCCAGCTCGCGGACGAGCCCCTGGCCAGCTCCGTGCGCGACAAGCTGCAGGAGGTGGCCGGCTACCTCGTCGCGAACGAGGACGTCTTCGGCTCCGGCGACGATCTGTCCGCCGCGCTGCGGCTGCGCAGTCTGCTGCACATCTACGACCTCGCCTGGTCCGGCGCGGACAGCGCCGCCACGGCCGCGCTCTTCACCGAACTGCGCGACTACCTCGACGTGATGACCACCGACTTCGTCTTCACTCGCGGGATCTACAACCCCTACTGCAGCAATCACAGCATCGCCATCGGCGCCGCGCTGCAGCAGGCCGAGCTCACGCTCCGCGACGACTGGCCGGGCGACACGCTGCTCGTGCAGGCGAAGACGCTGGGCGGTCACCTGGTGCAGAAGGCGCTGACGGACCTGCTCGGCCAGGACGGCAGCTACGGCGAGGGCGGGCTCTATCTCGGCTTCGTCTTCCGCTTCCTGCCGGCGCTCTGGGAGGCGCAGCGCCGGATCGACGGGCTGACCGCCTGGGACGACGCGCAGATCGGCGCGGTGCTGGAGTGGGCGGCCTACTCGCTGCTGCCGCAGGGCGGCGGCTACTGCCTGAATCGCAACGACTGCAACGAGTCGAGCCGGCCGCTGGCCCTGCACTCGACGCTCTGGGAGTGGGCGCAGTACCGTCAGCCCGATCCGCGCTTCGCGCGCTGGGTACAGGACTGGATCAGCGGCGCGCACGGGTTCAACTACTCGTCCGTGGGCGACTACACGGCCACGCTGCTCTGGCACCGCGCGGGCGCCCAGCTGCCGCCCCAGGGGCTGCTGGACGGCGAGCGGCTCTTCCCCGACCAGGGGCTCTACGTCTACCGGCGCGGCTGGCCGGGCGATCCGCTCGCCCAGAGCGTGCACTTCACGCTGCAGGCGGGGACCTTCCGCGGCGGGCACTGGCAGGAGGACGTCGGCCAGTTCACGCTGCGCGCCTTCGGCCAGACCTTCGCCATGGACCATGGCACCGGCGATCCGGCGAAGCAGACCGAGTCGCACAACCTGCCGCTGGTCGACGGCGTGGGACAGCACAACGCCGGCTCGAGCATCGGCACGGACGGCGTCCTGACGCGCGTGGTGGACCGCGGCTTCTGCCGCGTCCTCCGCGCGGACATGGAGCCGGCCTACACGAGCCACTCGCCCTACAACGATCCCGACCAGCCCCTGCCCGGCACCGACTGGTCCTGGGGCTACGACGGCGGGAACCCCATGCTGCTGGCCGACCGCTGGGTGCTGCTGCTGCCGGACGCGGCGCCCGCCGCGCCAACGCTCTACCTGCTCGACGACCTGCAGAAGGACACCGTGAACCACGACTACCAGTGGCGGCTGCACGTCGGCCAGCAGCTGGCGCTGAGCGTCAGCGCCGATCGCTACACCTTCGCCGGCCCGGCGGGCGGCATGGACGCCCACCTGCTCGTCCCGGCGCCGGCGAGCACGGGCTGGAGCGCCGCCGACTACGACAACGGCAACGACGATCCCGACAGCCGGCTCCTCACCGTCGACTACACCGCCATGAAGGCGCGCTTCCTCTGGGAGCTGGAACTGCTGCCGGACGGCGCGACGGCGCCGACCGTGACCACCGAGCGCTTCGACAACGGCGTCCACGCCGTGCGCGGCGAGGGCACGGACCTGCAGCGCGACCTGGTCGCCGCCTGGGACGGCCCGCTGGACAAGGAGGACGTCACCCTCGTCGGCCGCTTCGGTCTCGTGGAAGTCCGCCCGGAGGGCACGCGCACCCTGCTCGTGCAGGGGAGCAGCCTGATCCTGCACGACCGCCTCTACGTGGACCTCTCCGAGACGGGCTGGGTGTCGGCGGACCTCGACACGGTCTGGCTCTCCAGCGATCGCCTGGACTTCCAGGTCTTCGCCCCGGCGGCCACCGCCGTCATGGCCGGCGACACGCCCGTGCCCTGGGTGCGCGTGGGGGACTACGTCGAGCAGGACGACGCCGCCGCCGTCCCGCCGGCCGCCGGCTCCCCCTGGCGGCTGCGGGTGGCGGGCGTCGACCAGGTGGCGCTGTCGCTCTCGGGGCCGGGCGCGACGCGCGCGCGGGTGGACCTCTACGACGTCCGCGGCCGGCACGTCCGCCAGCTGCTGGACGGCCCCCTGCCCGCGGGGGTCAGCACCCTGCACTGGGACGGCCGCGACGGCGCCGGTCACCGCGCGGCCTCGGGGCTCTATCTGGCCCGCCTGCGCAGCGCCACGGGCGAGGCCAGAGGGCGGGTGCTCCTGCTCCGCTAG
- a CDS encoding hydrolase: MTPTTPTRDEAWALLCRYTASDALRKHALAVEAVMRHFAPRYGGDPELWGVVGLVHDLDYEQFPDEHCVRTASILGEEGWPEPLIRAAISHAYGICTDLEPLSDMEKVLFAVDELTGLVAAAALVRPSRSVLDLEPSSVKKKWTNARFAAGVDRAHIERGAERLGLPLEALIAETIAGMRARAESLGLAGAVAHGG; the protein is encoded by the coding sequence ATGACCCCGACGACACCGACACGCGACGAGGCCTGGGCGCTGCTCTGCCGCTACACGGCGAGCGACGCCCTGCGCAAGCACGCCCTCGCGGTGGAGGCGGTGATGCGCCACTTCGCGCCCCGCTACGGAGGGGACCCGGAGCTCTGGGGCGTCGTCGGGCTGGTGCACGATCTCGACTACGAGCAGTTCCCCGACGAGCACTGCGTCCGCACGGCGAGCATCCTCGGCGAGGAGGGCTGGCCGGAGCCGCTCATCCGCGCGGCGATCAGTCACGCCTATGGCATCTGCACCGACCTGGAGCCCCTGAGCGACATGGAGAAGGTGCTCTTCGCGGTGGACGAGCTCACGGGCCTGGTGGCCGCGGCCGCCCTGGTGCGCCCCAGCCGCAGCGTGCTGGACCTCGAGCCGTCCTCGGTGAAGAAGAAGTGGACCAACGCGCGCTTCGCCGCCGGAGTGGACCGCGCGCACATCGAGCGGGGCGCCGAGCGCCTGGGGCTGCCGCTAGAGGCGCTCATCGCCGAGACCATCGCCGGCATGCGCGCGCGCGCGGAGTCCCTGGGCCTGGCGGGCGCGGTCGCCCACGGAGGTTGA
- a CDS encoding VOC family protein, with protein MNATSPVRGLPVWYEILTPDAAACRRFYTALFDWKEVPWASGAGEYLMFAVGERPICGLDDRSVKPGEPARWVTYFSVDDVDATLAANEAAGGATLAGPDDVPEVGRMAACTDPQGAVWCPFRPSNAPAVQDTASRAPGDFIWVELLSKQPEDAALHYADLLGYTVETMDMGAMGLYRVLKVGEVGIGGVMPMPPDAAAPPQWLPYVRAVDVDATAARAQSLGARVELPPTDIGDVGRVAVLTDPQGASIALYRPGEA; from the coding sequence ATGAACGCGACGTCCCCGGTTCGCGGCCTTCCCGTCTGGTACGAGATCCTCACCCCCGACGCCGCGGCCTGCCGCCGCTTCTACACGGCCCTCTTCGACTGGAAGGAAGTGCCCTGGGCCAGCGGCGCGGGCGAGTATCTGATGTTCGCCGTGGGCGAGCGGCCCATCTGCGGCCTCGACGACCGCAGCGTGAAGCCCGGCGAGCCCGCGCGCTGGGTCACCTACTTCAGCGTGGACGACGTCGACGCCACCCTGGCCGCCAACGAGGCCGCCGGCGGCGCGACGCTGGCCGGCCCGGACGACGTCCCCGAGGTGGGGCGCATGGCGGCCTGCACGGATCCCCAGGGCGCCGTCTGGTGCCCCTTCCGGCCCAGCAACGCGCCGGCCGTGCAGGACACCGCCTCGCGCGCGCCGGGCGACTTCATCTGGGTGGAGCTGCTCTCGAAGCAGCCCGAGGACGCGGCGCTGCACTACGCCGATCTGCTCGGCTATACCGTCGAGACGATGGACATGGGCGCCATGGGCCTCTACCGCGTGCTCAAGGTGGGTGAGGTGGGCATCGGCGGCGTCATGCCGATGCCGCCGGACGCCGCCGCCCCGCCGCAGTGGCTGCCCTACGTGCGCGCCGTGGACGTCGACGCCACGGCCGCGCGCGCCCAGTCCCTGGGCGCTCGCGTGGAGTTGCCGCCCACCGACATCGGCGACGTGGGCCGCGTCGCGGTGCTGACCGACCCCCAGGGCGCCAGCATCGCGCTTTACCGACCGGGCGAGGCCTAG
- a CDS encoding S9 family peptidase, which produces MAKALPPLSAEDLWRLPRVGAPRPSPDGRQVLVTVTDYDLDANRGRSRLWLLPADARGAGAGGRADGARPLTAPEHSCRQPAWAPDGRSIVYLREPGEGDGAFGDRPQLYLLRLDGGEARRLTDLPFGVADPTWMPDGRGLVVVSEMAADAPGPEGAAALRAARAADKVGARVSEDRVYRYWDHWLETDRHHHLLWLDPDGGAPVDLTPGSQRWFEPMDPSGQYDLAPDGDELAFSACASRPPHDPWRWGVFTVALRWGADGRPRPGRPRALGGCWKGGARRPRYSPDGRSLVYGMRREHDFYADRTRLVLRDRASGDEQVLTEDWDASAQDWTFADRGRQLLLLAETGARVGVYGFPLAAARRSGVATPRLLRRGGTYSGLAAAGERLLVNHSSLREAPELLSMGLDGASPRQLTAFTRPLLAARRLGEVEERRFRGAGGRQVQMFLIHPPGPRRRRRPLLQLVHGGPHGVFGDQWHWRWNAQLFASTGCLCACVNFHGSTGWGQDFAASILGRWGDQPYEDVMAATDALVAEGLADPERLAAAGGSYGGYLIAWLAAKTRRFKCLVNHAGVSDLQSQYASDVTQGRRRAMGGEPWADLEGLDRYNPMRHAEGFATPMLVLHGERDYRVPYQQGLEIYNVYRAMGLPARLVVYPDENHWILKPQSSVHWYGEVFAWLERWLSPPAARRKRR; this is translated from the coding sequence ATGGCCAAGGCACTGCCGCCTCTCAGCGCCGAGGACCTCTGGCGACTGCCCCGCGTGGGCGCGCCTCGCCCGTCGCCGGACGGGCGCCAGGTGCTGGTGACGGTCACCGACTACGACCTGGACGCCAACCGCGGCCGCAGCCGCCTCTGGCTGCTGCCCGCCGACGCGCGCGGCGCGGGGGCCGGCGGCCGCGCCGACGGCGCCCGCCCCCTCACCGCGCCCGAGCACTCCTGCCGGCAGCCCGCCTGGGCGCCCGACGGCCGGAGCATCGTCTACCTGCGCGAACCGGGAGAGGGCGACGGCGCCTTCGGCGACCGCCCGCAGCTCTACCTGCTCCGCCTGGACGGCGGCGAGGCGCGACGCCTCACCGACCTGCCCTTCGGCGTCGCGGATCCCACGTGGATGCCCGACGGGCGCGGCCTGGTCGTCGTCAGCGAGATGGCCGCGGACGCCCCCGGCCCCGAGGGCGCCGCCGCGCTGCGCGCCGCGCGCGCCGCGGACAAGGTGGGCGCGCGGGTGAGCGAGGATCGCGTCTACCGCTACTGGGACCACTGGCTCGAGACCGATCGCCACCACCATCTGCTCTGGCTCGATCCGGACGGCGGCGCCCCGGTGGACCTGACGCCCGGCTCGCAGCGCTGGTTCGAGCCCATGGACCCCAGCGGCCAGTACGACCTGGCGCCCGACGGCGACGAGCTCGCCTTCTCCGCCTGCGCCAGCCGTCCCCCCCACGACCCGTGGCGCTGGGGCGTCTTCACCGTTGCCTTGCGCTGGGGCGCCGACGGCCGTCCGCGGCCGGGCAGGCCGCGCGCGCTGGGCGGCTGCTGGAAGGGCGGCGCGCGGCGGCCGCGCTACAGCCCGGACGGGCGGAGCCTCGTCTACGGCATGCGCCGCGAGCACGACTTCTACGCCGACCGCACGCGCCTCGTGCTGCGCGACCGCGCGAGCGGCGACGAGCAGGTGCTCACCGAGGACTGGGACGCGTCCGCCCAGGACTGGACCTTCGCGGACCGCGGCCGCCAGCTGCTGCTGCTGGCCGAGACGGGCGCGCGCGTGGGCGTCTACGGCTTCCCGCTTGCGGCCGCGCGCCGCAGCGGCGTCGCGACGCCCCGCCTGCTCCGCCGCGGCGGCACCTACTCGGGCCTCGCCGCGGCCGGCGAGCGGCTGCTGGTGAACCACTCGTCGCTGCGCGAAGCGCCCGAACTGCTCAGCATGGGCCTGGACGGCGCCTCGCCACGCCAGCTCACGGCTTTCACGCGGCCCCTGCTGGCGGCGCGCCGGCTCGGCGAGGTGGAGGAGCGGCGCTTCCGCGGAGCGGGTGGACGTCAGGTGCAGATGTTCCTGATCCACCCACCGGGGCCGCGGCGACGGCGGCGTCCGCTGCTGCAGCTCGTGCACGGCGGGCCGCACGGCGTCTTCGGCGACCAGTGGCACTGGCGCTGGAACGCGCAGCTCTTCGCCAGCACGGGCTGCCTCTGCGCCTGCGTGAACTTCCACGGCTCCACGGGATGGGGCCAGGACTTCGCCGCGTCGATCCTCGGCCGCTGGGGCGATCAGCCCTACGAGGACGTCATGGCGGCCACCGACGCGCTCGTCGCGGAAGGGCTCGCCGACCCCGAGCGCCTCGCGGCGGCCGGGGGGAGCTATGGTGGCTATCTCATTGCCTGGCTTGCAGCCAAGACGCGACGCTTCAAGTGCCTGGTGAACCACGCCGGGGTGAGCGACCTGCAGAGCCAGTACGCGTCGGACGTCACCCAGGGCCGGCGCCGGGCCATGGGCGGGGAGCCCTGGGCTGACCTGGAGGGCCTCGACCGCTACAATCCCATGCGCCACGCCGAGGGTTTCGCCACGCCGATGCTGGTCCTGCACGGCGAGCGAGACTACCGGGTGCCCTACCAGCAAGGGCTGGAGATCTACAACGTCTACCGGGCGATGGGGCTGCCGGCGCGGCTCGTCGTCTACCCGGACGAGAACCACTGGATCCTGAAGCCGCAGAGCAGCGTCCACTGGTACGGCGAGGTCTTCGCCTGGCTGGAGCGCTGGCTGTCGCCGCCCGCCGCGAGGAGGAAGCGCCGATGA
- a CDS encoding tetratricopeptide repeat protein — translation MMRPWATALLALALLAAAPLTPRCQEAAMSVADFDALWDYRDPAATEVKFRALLPEAEQAAPDLHAQLLSQIARCEGLQRNFEEARRILDEAERVSGGKAGTAAVRILLERGRTYNSDGDAATAIPYFDAALRQAQERKLDFYAVDAAHMLGIASPGDEGLAWNLKAIDMAQASEDPRARGWLGSLLNNTGWSYHDAGDYAKALTLFEQALDFRREKGRQPEIRIAEWCVARCLRSLGRLDEALAMQRDLERQWAEAGGQGDGYVHEELGELLLAKGQADAARPYFAKAHALLSQDPWLQANEEARLERLAELGGVK, via the coding sequence ATGATGAGACCCTGGGCCACGGCCCTACTCGCGCTGGCCCTGCTGGCCGCCGCGCCCCTCACCCCCCGCTGCCAGGAGGCCGCCATGTCCGTCGCCGATTTCGACGCGCTCTGGGACTATCGGGACCCCGCCGCCACGGAGGTCAAGTTCCGAGCCCTGCTGCCCGAGGCCGAGCAGGCCGCCCCCGACCTGCACGCCCAGCTACTCAGCCAGATCGCGCGCTGCGAGGGGCTGCAGCGCAACTTCGAGGAGGCGCGGCGCATCCTGGACGAGGCCGAGCGCGTCAGCGGGGGCAAGGCCGGCACGGCGGCGGTGCGCATCCTGCTCGAGCGCGGGCGCACCTACAACTCCGACGGCGACGCCGCCACCGCGATCCCCTACTTCGACGCCGCGCTCCGCCAGGCCCAGGAGCGGAAGCTCGACTTCTACGCCGTGGACGCGGCGCACATGCTGGGCATCGCGTCGCCCGGCGACGAGGGGCTCGCGTGGAATCTGAAGGCCATCGACATGGCCCAGGCGAGCGAGGATCCGCGCGCGCGCGGCTGGCTCGGCTCGCTGCTGAACAACACCGGCTGGAGCTACCACGACGCGGGCGACTACGCCAAGGCCCTCACGCTCTTCGAGCAGGCCCTGGACTTCCGTCGCGAGAAGGGCCGGCAGCCGGAGATCCGCATCGCCGAGTGGTGCGTGGCGCGCTGCCTGCGCTCGCTGGGCCGCCTCGATGAGGCGCTGGCCATGCAGCGCGACCTCGAGCGGCAGTGGGCCGAGGCCGGGGGGCAGGGCGACGGGTACGTCCACGAGGAGCTCGGCGAGCTGCTGCTGGCCAAGGGCCAGGCGGACGCGGCGCGCCCCTACTTCGCCAAGGCCCACGCCCTGCTCAGCCAGGACCCCTGGCTGCAGGCCAACGAGGAGGCGCGGCTCGAGCGCCTCGCCGAGCTGGGCGGAGTGAAGTAA
- a CDS encoding YceI family protein, with translation MIRKSVALAGLLVLAFSALAQAGTYSIDPAHSSVSFVARHMVVTKVRGHFDTFEGSVQFEEGKPESWRVTATIDANSVNTGVEKRDGHLRSPDFLDVANYPEITFKSTGVSTHKGGGWVLNGDLTLHGVTKPISLDLEYNGSIQDPYGNTRAGFTATGALSRKDYGLTWNNLLETGGAVVSDEIQIEIEVEGILQK, from the coding sequence ATGATCCGCAAGAGCGTCGCCCTGGCCGGCCTTCTGGTGCTGGCCTTCAGTGCCCTGGCCCAGGCTGGGACCTACAGCATCGATCCGGCTCACTCCAGCGTGAGCTTCGTCGCCCGCCACATGGTGGTGACGAAGGTGCGCGGCCACTTCGACACCTTCGAGGGCAGCGTCCAGTTCGAGGAGGGCAAGCCGGAGAGCTGGCGCGTCACGGCCACCATCGACGCGAACTCCGTCAACACGGGGGTGGAGAAGCGCGACGGCCACCTGCGCAGCCCTGACTTCCTGGACGTCGCCAACTACCCCGAGATCACCTTCAAGTCCACCGGTGTGAGCACCCACAAGGGCGGAGGCTGGGTGCTGAACGGCGACCTGACGCTGCACGGCGTCACCAAGCCCATCTCCCTGGACCTCGAGTACAACGGCAGCATCCAGGACCCCTATGGCAACACGCGCGCGGGCTTCACGGCCACCGGCGCGCTGAGCCGCAAGGACTACGGCCTCACGTGGAACAACCTGCTGGAGACCGGGGGTGCCGTCGTGAGCGACGAGATCCAGATCGAGATCGAGGTGGAGGGCATCCTCCAGAAGTAG